From Streptomyces sp. NBC_00775, one genomic window encodes:
- a CDS encoding DUF3492 domain-containing protein, whose amino-acid sequence MRIGLLTEGGYPYVSGDARLWCDRLVRGLGQHEFDIYALSRSERQEDEGWIQLPPQVSRVRTAPLWTAEDDGVVYGRRARRRFADAYGELAAAVCGGPGVTGGSGTAGGSAASDGVEADRFGNALYGLAELARDEGGLVGALRSEGAVRALERACRAPGALRTARTARVPDLLAVAAHIERALRPLSLDWYEDDGLDSVDLCHAAAGGAAALPGLLARHFSGVPLLVTEYGVQLRAHYLASASVGEPPAVRALLAAFHGRLAAEVYRAAALITPGNTHARRWQERCGADRAKLRTVYPGMEASRFAEVGENAEGSGCADPDTLVWVGRIEPAKDLISLLHSFAEIRKEEPKTRLRIVGAPADGPEGATYLSHCRALAAQLFPDEADGVHAVGDNPVSFEEIGGPEVPSLAEAYASGAVIVLSSVIEGFPISLVEAMFCGRATVSTDVGAVVEVIGGTGLVVPPRNPRALAEACVSLLRDPERRERLGAAGRARALELFTVEQNVAAFHGIYLEIVSHSPVRRVVVDDEGEPLPFGVPAEAHLPGRWAETRLMASGRPRWAAGAPVRATVPVPAGEGA is encoded by the coding sequence GTGCGCATCGGACTGCTGACGGAGGGTGGCTATCCGTATGTGAGCGGTGACGCCAGGCTCTGGTGCGACCGGCTCGTGCGCGGGCTCGGGCAGCATGAGTTCGACATCTACGCGCTCAGCCGCAGCGAGCGGCAGGAGGACGAGGGCTGGATCCAGCTGCCGCCGCAGGTCAGCCGGGTGCGGACGGCACCGTTGTGGACGGCCGAGGACGACGGCGTGGTCTACGGGCGGCGGGCGCGCCGGCGGTTCGCGGACGCATACGGGGAACTGGCCGCGGCGGTGTGCGGGGGGCCGGGGGTGACCGGGGGCTCGGGAACGGCCGGCGGCTCGGCGGCCTCCGACGGCGTTGAGGCGGACCGTTTCGGCAACGCGCTGTACGGGCTTGCCGAACTCGCCCGGGACGAGGGCGGCCTGGTCGGCGCGCTGCGCTCCGAGGGAGCCGTGCGCGCCCTGGAGCGCGCCTGTCGCGCGCCCGGCGCACTCCGCACCGCGCGCACGGCGCGCGTGCCCGACCTGCTGGCAGTCGCCGCCCACATCGAACGAGCCCTGCGCCCCCTCTCGCTCGACTGGTACGAGGACGACGGGCTCGACTCGGTCGATCTGTGCCACGCCGCGGCCGGCGGGGCGGCGGCGCTGCCCGGCCTCCTCGCCCGGCACTTCTCCGGGGTGCCGCTGCTGGTCACGGAGTACGGGGTCCAGCTACGGGCGCACTACCTGGCCTCCGCTTCCGTCGGGGAGCCCCCCGCCGTTCGGGCGCTGCTCGCCGCGTTCCATGGCAGGCTCGCCGCCGAGGTCTACCGCGCGGCCGCCCTCATCACGCCAGGCAACACACACGCCCGCCGCTGGCAGGAGCGCTGCGGTGCCGACCGCGCCAAACTGCGCACCGTCTATCCCGGCATGGAGGCGTCCCGCTTCGCCGAGGTGGGGGAGAACGCGGAGGGCAGCGGGTGCGCGGACCCGGACACGCTCGTGTGGGTCGGCCGCATCGAACCGGCCAAGGACCTGATCTCGTTGCTGCACTCCTTCGCGGAGATCCGCAAGGAGGAACCGAAGACCCGGTTGCGGATCGTCGGCGCGCCCGCCGACGGGCCGGAGGGCGCGACCTACCTCTCCCACTGCAGGGCGTTGGCCGCGCAGCTCTTCCCCGACGAGGCGGACGGCGTGCACGCGGTCGGCGACAACCCGGTGTCCTTCGAGGAGATCGGCGGCCCGGAGGTCCCCAGCCTCGCGGAGGCATACGCCTCCGGAGCGGTGATCGTCCTGTCCAGCGTCATCGAGGGCTTCCCCATCAGTCTCGTCGAGGCCATGTTCTGCGGCCGCGCCACGGTCTCCACGGACGTGGGCGCGGTCGTCGAAGTCATCGGGGGTACGGGCCTCGTCGTGCCGCCGCGCAATCCGCGGGCGCTCGCCGAGGCGTGCGTATCGCTGCTGCGCGACCCCGAGCGCCGTGAGCGCCTGGGCGCGGCCGGCCGCGCACGCGCCCTCGAACTCTTCACCGTCGAGCAGAACGTCGCGGCATTTCACGGCATTTACCTGGAGATCGTCTCGCACTCTCCCGTACGGCGGGTGGTCGTCGACGACGAGGGAGAGCCGTTGCCCTTCGGAGTCCCTGCCGAGGCCCACCTGCCCGGCCGCTGGGCCGAGACCCGCCTCATGGCCTCGGGCCGTCCGCGCTGGGCGGCCGGTGCGCCGGTACGGGCGACGGTTCCCGTGCCCGCGGGGGAGGGCGCGTGA
- a CDS encoding ABC transporter ATP-binding protein — MSDSPSAPLVEVTDLSVEFGDLRAVDGLSFTLEKGAALGLVGESGSGKSTVASALLALHRGTGARVGGAVRVAGVDVRAASDDALRGLRGGKAAMVFQDPLSSLDPYYAVGDQIAEVYRVHVKASRRAARARAVEVLDRVGIPDAARRARSRPHEFSGGMRQRALIAMALACEPELLIADEPTTALDVTVQAQILDLLHTLREETGMGLLLVTHDVGVAAESVGEILVMRHGRAVEHGPVAAVLGAPREMYTQELLGAVPRVDAPRGSEGDAPVSDEVVLEAVDLRREFGRGKRRLVAVDDVSLAIHRGETLGIVGESGSGKTTLGRMLVGLLEPTTGAVRYEGRAQSGVSPSVQMVFQDPVSSLNPRRSIGESIADPLRARRMGVPPLERSREWGMDEGRIRGRVRELLERVGLDAGHYDRYPHEFSGGQRQRVGIARALAAEPRVIVCDEPVSALDVTTQAQVVALLGELQRELGLALVFVAHDLAVVRQVSDRVAVMRRGRIVEYGPADQVYESPRDPYTRQLLAAVPALDPEVAARRRTARRELAPA; from the coding sequence ATGAGCGACTCACCTTCGGCGCCGTTGGTCGAAGTGACGGACCTCTCGGTCGAGTTCGGTGACCTGCGCGCCGTCGACGGGCTCTCCTTCACCCTGGAGAAGGGCGCCGCACTCGGTCTGGTCGGTGAGTCCGGCTCGGGCAAGTCGACGGTGGCGTCCGCCCTGCTGGCGCTGCACCGGGGTACGGGGGCGCGCGTGGGTGGTGCGGTGCGTGTGGCCGGCGTGGACGTGCGGGCGGCCTCCGACGACGCGCTGCGGGGGCTGCGCGGCGGGAAGGCCGCCATGGTCTTCCAGGACCCGCTGTCGTCCCTCGACCCGTACTACGCGGTCGGCGACCAGATCGCCGAGGTGTACCGGGTGCACGTGAAGGCGTCCCGGCGGGCCGCACGCGCGCGTGCCGTCGAGGTGCTCGACCGTGTCGGCATCCCGGACGCCGCGCGCAGGGCGCGCTCCCGCCCGCACGAGTTCAGCGGCGGCATGCGCCAACGCGCCCTCATTGCCATGGCCCTGGCCTGCGAGCCGGAGCTGCTGATCGCCGACGAGCCGACCACCGCCCTCGACGTGACCGTCCAGGCCCAGATCCTCGACCTCCTGCACACCCTGCGGGAGGAGACCGGGATGGGCCTGCTGCTGGTCACACATGACGTCGGGGTCGCCGCCGAGAGCGTGGGCGAGATCCTCGTCATGCGGCACGGGCGCGCGGTCGAACACGGGCCGGTCGCGGCCGTCCTGGGCGCGCCGCGGGAGATGTACACACAGGAGCTGCTGGGTGCGGTCCCACGCGTGGACGCGCCGCGCGGCTCGGAAGGGGACGCACCCGTCTCGGACGAGGTCGTTCTCGAAGCGGTGGATCTGCGGCGTGAATTCGGGCGCGGCAAGCGGCGGCTCGTGGCCGTGGACGACGTGTCGCTGGCCATTCACCGGGGCGAGACCCTCGGCATCGTGGGGGAGAGCGGCAGCGGGAAGACGACGCTGGGCCGGATGCTCGTGGGGCTCCTGGAGCCCACGACCGGCGCGGTCCGGTACGAGGGGCGCGCGCAGTCCGGTGTGAGCCCCTCCGTGCAGATGGTCTTCCAGGACCCGGTCTCCTCCCTCAACCCCCGTCGCAGCATCGGCGAGTCCATCGCCGACCCGTTGCGGGCGCGCAGGATGGGGGTCCCCCCGCTCGAGCGAAGCCGAGAGTGGGGGATGGACGAGGGGCGGATCAGGGGGCGCGTGCGGGAGTTGCTGGAGCGCGTGGGGCTCGACGCAGGGCACTACGACCGCTACCCGCACGAGTTCAGCGGAGGGCAGCGCCAGCGCGTCGGCATCGCGCGGGCACTGGCCGCCGAACCGCGCGTCATCGTGTGCGACGAGCCGGTCTCCGCGCTCGACGTCACGACCCAGGCCCAGGTGGTCGCCCTGCTCGGCGAGTTGCAGCGGGAACTCGGGCTCGCGCTGGTGTTCGTGGCGCACGATCTCGCGGTCGTACGCCAGGTCAGCGACCGGGTGGCCGTGATGCGGCGCGGGCGGATCGTCGAGTACGGGCCCGCCGACCAGGTCTACGAGTCCCCGCGGGACCCGTACACGAGGCAGCTGCTGGCCGCCGTACCGGCACTCGACCCGGAGGTCGCGGCACGGCGCCGCACCGCCCGCAGGGAGCTGGCCCCGGCGTGA